ACGACAAAATTTCGACGGACCGAGTTAGGTAGCACCGCCAGAGGAAGCCTCAGGGGGAGAGCCTCCGAAACGAGCACGAGATGTTTCGGCAATCAGTGACTATCGCCAACGACATGTTACTTGCACGTCTCTTCGTATTATATTTTCATTGTTCCTGCAGCGTTCGCCAACATCAGTTTGTGCGGTCACCTAGTTTGGTTCAGAAATCGCATAGACCTAATTTTGATTCATGTTGTCTTGTCATAGCAAGCATAGCTTGCTATCAAAAGTTTATTTGGCCACAATCGAATATAATATTCTCGGAATAGAAAATTTCGATACGAAAGGGAAGTATTCGACTAGTAAGCATTCAAtatttcgaatattcacacgcCCAAACGTCTTGTACAACCTCATACTTTTCTTCGACGTCAATCAGCCCATATTTGTCAGCATTAAGACTGCTTTCGATATGCGCGAAGTTCGTTCCCGACTACTTTCCAACTTGCAGTCGCACTACTTTACAAGATAAAGTGTTCGCTCTACCTGCATTGTCTTCAATACACCCAACTTTTCACATCCTCCTAGTGAAAGCTGTGACAGCTATGGTATCCATCAGCGTTCAATACACTATAGGGACGAGCACCGCATACTGCGTCGTCGGGGGTCTTTAGGATCAGGAAGTGCGCACGGCTGTCCTGCTGATGCAGCCGATCGACCACCAGTCTTAGGAATTACAGGGTACAAGTTCGATGCCTGAGGTCACGCTGAATGTTTTCTTGGTAACCTCTTCTGCAACACTCACAAATAAATTTTGCAGTATACTGGCTACCACGTCTGAAACGAATACAGCCACAGGAGTGATCTTCTCCTTACAAAGCCTCGTACGGTGGAGAAGCCAGCTCTGACGAACCCGACTTGTGCAACGTTTGAAACTGCGGACCTTTAATAAAGGTTACGTTGACATAGCCAACTTTTATCGTgtatcccagctaacgttagccaagctcttaaaaaaaaaaacacggtgtcAACTGACGATCGAACACCGCAGATCTTaattataattgtatcttgcgtCGTTCAACCACCTCGGTTCAAGAGCAAGAGAAATACAACCGGTCCAGCGCTGACGTATTTTGCTCTAAAGCTTGTCAACACTAGCTAGAGGTCTCACCGTCATACTTACACTGATGGCTCTGTTACGCCTTGTCACAAAAAACCTTTACACCTCGCTCGCCGATCCCGGCTGCCAGGCGCAAGCCGACGGAGCACAGGGGGTCCACTTTACGCTTCGCCCCGGCCTACAAGCGAGAGGTCTttgtacaacatttatttattcagggttggtcagcccgagcaagacGCCCGTGTATCGGCGCGTCGGCAATCACGAAGCAACTCGTTTAAGGGGGATAACAAGCATTTAATCATACACAAAACTGATCACGGACAATAAGGTAACAAAGAACTCAAAGTAGGAATGAACAGAATTGGCGAGAAGTACACACAATTGGGAACACGGCCAGAACACACAATCAGGCAGAGTtacaacaacagtaaacaaaGGAGTTTAGAGGCACAGGAGTCATTGAGAGttaacagaaaagaagaagaggacaagccggcggacagaccatatcgtagcgcagcgaagaacggggacggctcgtgtggcagtcgttgcggcgatggctcgaaggcggcgggcccggtgcgatgaaacgcgcgcctcgccgtcaggaattcggccccgcacgcCGCAAAGACTCACACAACCTTCTTCACTGCCTGCTTCCAACCGACTGTCCCCCTTCCCACCGAACTGCTAACGAGCTGGCGGCGGGAAGGCGCTGGTGAAAAGAAGTGCTGTGCCCAGCGGTTATTTACAGGCGTTTTTTTCTCTCGGCGCCACCGAAGACAGCATGCGCACAGTCGATTTATGGCCCGGCCGTCTCCGCGATCCCGACCAGCGGAAGCAACCGAACAGTGGAAACAGGGCGCACAACTTTCTTCACCGTGCGCTCTGCCTGCTCCACTCTTGTAATCTTACACCGCGGCCAAGCCCCGACTCCGTCGAAGGGGACAACGAAGCCGCCGCCGAAGAACAGCCGCTTGCGCCGCTCACAAAGCCGACCGTCTCCAGATGCCCCTCGACCCTGGGCAGTCCTCTCCGCCCTCTCTCGCGGCCTCTTCCCGTAGACTCGGAACGGGAGGCGCGAAAAACACactctaaagaaatatatatataacatggttgGCGCCGGTCTGTGACATGCCTACATCATCTCCCATTGGCATGTGGATTCCGTCTGTGTTACCATCTCCGCCACTCTCAGTCACCGCACTTCAGCTCCAGCCACTCAACTAGTTGCACTGTGGGCAGCTTTTAATTACATCATAGATCACACAGCTGAGTCTTGGGCCATCTTCACCGACTCAAGAGCGGCCTTGCAGTCCCTGAAGTCGCCACGCACGCAGGAACAACTCGCTATAGACGTCAGACACCTATGCAATAAAGCCTGTGAACTGCATCACAGTCTTTGAGCTGCCGTGGCATTGTCACGTTGAGCAGCACGGAAAATTACTTACAGCAAAAGATCAAGGACCTGGACCATCGAATTATAGGGTAagcttgaagattaatatgcataaACATAAAGGAATGTTGAATAGCCTCGTGAATGAAGCAATAGAGAACGATTTGTAGTTGGCGTATACAGAAGCAGTAAATGGGTGCAGATACCTTTTTATACGAAGTATTCACAGCGAACCAGGATCATGAGAAAGAAGTCTGTAGAAAAACAAAATTTAGGAACGTTTGGAAggcattgaaaagaaaggtatgTATATAATTACTGCATTCTGCCGGTACTAATCTATGGGGACGAAACTATGAGGCTAACAAAGAAACCTGGAAGGAAGCCAAGGACCGCGATAAGCGCGGTGAAATGGAAATGGGATCAGTGCAACGTTAAGAGATGAAAAAGGCATGAATGCGGGTGGTTTATATTTTGTAGTTGAGATTAGGTTTTGTTTGGCAGTCCatctgtcataatatatggtacgcgggagtgcgaagcctgaacatatgaagacagtgcgccgtgcggtggcgaagaggaccatcatcatcatcgacaccgatttgggagcgccggcagtggcgcctcaaaaagcgtggcgcgggagtgtggcccgtggcccgtggcgtgagcagtgcgcgaggttcggcggtcgacggaaaacagcttcctcgctgggcgtctggcccataggagctatcgccgaccgcgccaatacgccacacctaaagcaacactgtcgcccgctgggaggttacctcgccccgctcttccgctgggcactggtccaggagggctggcggtccggaaccggggcgctcgagcgttcgggtgagcggccacaaggctaccccgccagctgtggacgcgacccggtgactgcggccggctacctgagccccgcgaggcggtccgacccggccgtccaacccggctgtccgacccagccgaccgtcccggccgtccaacccgactgtccgacccagccgaccgtcccggccgtcctacacggctgtccgacccgccggccgacactgttgtccgaccccgctagtcacggctgtccgacccgccgggcgacactgttgtccgaccctgctggtcacggctgtccgacccgccggccgacactgttgtccgaccctgctggtcacggctgtccgacccgccggccgacactgttgtccgaccccgctggccggcatcggttcaacgaggtctcggacacggcgacacacgcttccgccggaactgtaggccaatcgtaatccaccgatacatacagtgcatgtcgcctatgaggcattttgggacattgtcacgtgtgtgtgccgttatctgtgtcgtgtacgtcaataccagtctgatgtgtgtttttgctttcgcgtgctgcttctccctttttctggagtgatccggcccaataacatcacaccatccaatgcgtagaaccTACAACCGTGCTTATGTTAAAGTGGAAGAAGCGATTGTTAAACTATTACGTTACTTTCCTTAAATCGTGCTCGAACGCTGTCGCTGCACTATAGGTTCGGGTGAGGACTTGGCGGGTGCGTTTGCCAGGTGCCTGAGCAAACGAAAAGAAAGGCGCGCTGCTGGGTCCGGGGTGACAAATGTTACGAGAAAACGCTCCGCAACCGGTAGATGACGTCAAATACATTCCACGATAAAAAGACACACAGCGCGCGAACACATAATACGAATTGAACGTAATACGAGGCGCATGCCTCGGCATACATCTGTTGGTGATGCCGACGCTGAGAAATAACGGCATTTACCAGAGCCCGGCGGACTTCTCCCGGAAGCGAGGAGAGTCAATCACGCGCCACTATACGCTCTTCAGTGCGGTCTCTATACACGTCGCAGCGTTCATCGGTTCTTCCGAAGTCCGCGCTCACGTGTACAGAGAGCCGCGCGGCGCCGCCAGCGACTGCtttcatgattttttttctttcaaccgTGATTGCATCTATTCGCAATCCGGTCATTCACGATCGCGCGGTTCCGAAACGTGGCCGGGCCCACGAGTGGCCTGGTTGTCGGAATCCGCGTGCATACGCGCGTACACGGCCAGCTGGCATCGCCCCGCGGGCACCGGTAGCGTACGATTTCCTGGCCGCGCGGTCGACCACCACCAGGAAGCGGGCAATCACGCCAGCAGCACTCGAGACTTGATGAGCGTCCCCGAGTCGCGACCTTTACGCGCCATCGGCGGTCTTTATTTATCGCCGCCGGCGGCCTGGCGAGGTCTGCGTCCCACATAAAACCCGCTCTCCGACGCGCTTTGGCGGCAAATAGAGGAACCCGTCGGGACGTTGCTTATGTATGCGCTGTTCGGCCGTGTCCTGACGCTCCAAATGCGTGCACGCACCGCCCTCGCGACCTGAGCGAgtctcgcgcgcgcgcgcccggtGTAAACGAAAGTGATAATAACATCGCGAGTACATAGCTACCGGTGTCTGCCTCTTTACGCTCGACATCTCTCCGACGCTGCACGCGAAGCTGCGGGCCACCCAATAGGCCCGAGAAAGTGGTGAAATGGGACCCGTGGCATTCCTGAAATATATCACTATAGCCAATATTTCAGTTGAAAACACTACCTGCATCAAACAGGCCTGCATTCATCTATTCGTTGCCCTATATTGTTAATTTTTTAGCACAGAAGTCTTGCGGTAAATCCTCCTaatatgaagagagagagagagaaagagagaaaagaaaacggtGCGGCAGCCAACTACACATGACGTCACCGCGCTATGAGCAATGAATGCCCGTGAGCATATCCGATCGCTGTTACGGCGAACACCACTACGGAGTAAATTGTCGTTTACACGTGGGGACGTTCTTGCATCAAATAAATATCAAGCCATCAGCTTTGGGTAAAGAGTACACACGCAGATAACCATAACTGATCCTCCTGCTATTATCAATTTACAGCGAAAAGTTATGTGATAGGAAATGGAACCGTTCATGTTATTTCGCTGGGTCAGTCGTTCGGTCGCTCGCCTTGGATGAGGCATGGCAcaacgtaataaaaaaaaaaaacccgaaatGTCTTTGTgctattttcaccttgacttggtcagtgactgcaatttcttcatcatcatgttacgaaatttccggagtcctccactacagcgtgcctcataatcagaaagtggttttggcacgtaaaaccccattatttaattttaatcatgttacctgaccagatgaactttcgtcgaacccttGACTACATTTCCTACAGAACTAACTACGGGCAAGACCTCGTAATCAAAATTCGCCGGTTTGCCGCGTTTACGTCCAGAATAGCCGCCTTCAAGTGCCATATGCCCTTCGACCATTCGTGCAAGTGGAATGCCTTGTCCCAAAAAGTCTGCGCTTGAAGACACCGGTTGCATCAGCGTGGGGCCACAAGATAATTCGAGACGCCGAGAGGAAATCATTGGCAGCAAGGGTTCATGAATGCCGACAGAAAATCAATGATTTGGAAACGAAACGTTATTCGCGAGGCGCCAGCTAGACCACGCCATTCTTCAGGACTTCCCGGACGTACAGCTTCATGCAAATTTCATGGCGACGATAAGAGACCGCCAGTGCAGGAAGTCGCAAGAAAGTAAGCTCGACGCTCTTAGGCCGAAGGAACCCACCTAAACCAAGGAAGTCATCCTCAACTTATCCTCCTACAAGCCAACTGAATCTGAAGCTGCCGTTCTGCGCAAGGGCTTGAACTTCAACACTGGCGCCTCACCCAACCCGGCAAGAGTAATCTGCGCCGTGGAACGCTCCGTCATCCAACTTCCTTCCGAAGCAAGAGAAGAAGCTCGCACCCGCGCCATTGGTGTTCTGTCAAAGTGGCGGATGCGCAAACCTCAAGCCCGATTTTCCCCTGCTGAGAAACAATTAAGCCATCGAGGGCCTCAGGAACACTGCTTCTATTGCCATCCTTCTGGCAGATAAGGGAAACGCCATCGTGTTGCTCAACAGAAGTGACTACAATGACAAAATGAAGGATTTGCTCTCAGACGAGGATACCTACGTCGCGATTCAAAAATACCCGACGGTAAACCTGCAAACAAAACTGCAAAAGCTCTTTTCCAAGGTTTTTAAATTTGTACCACCGCAGCAAAAGTATCCCTACCATCTCCTCTTGCCAACTAACGGGTCCGCACCTGCAATATACGGATTCCCGAAAGTTCACTAGCCGTGTGTTTCACTATGGCCTATTGTCGACTTCACAAGGTCACCGCTGTACCGGTTGTCAGGTTACCTACACCAAGTGCTGGGCCCGCTCGCCGGCAAGACAGCGACGCACATTTCGAATTCTTCAGCCTTCGTGGAGAAAGTGCGCGACATTTCCCTGTATGAAAACGACATTATGGTGTCATTTGACGTAAAGTCGCTTTTCACTTCAGTGCCTGTTGACCTGGCCGTAGCTACGTGCAGAGATGTCTTGCTGGCGGACGACACGCCCGCTGAGCCCACCCCTTTGGAAGTACAGGACATTTGCGAGCTTTTAGACTTTTGTTTGAGCAAAACCTACTTCACTTACGACAAACAGTTTTACAGGCAGATCAACGGAACTGCCATGGGTGCTTCCAGTTCCATTACTACCGTCAACTTGGTCATGGAGGTCATTGAACAGAACGCCCTCGCTGACTTCGCTCCCGCGCCAAAGGTTTTTCATCCGCTACGTAGACGACTGTTTCTGCATTATGCGAAGGCAGGATGCTTCACGCCTCCTACGTCTTCTCAACTCAGCAGACGCAGCCATACAATTTACTACAGAATACGAGTGTGACAATAGCCGAGTACGTCAAGGAGGGGGATCCTTGACGTACTCGTGCGGCGAAGTGGAACGAGACTCATTTGCCGTGCATAGGAAGGCGACTCATACCTGCCGGtacttaaacttcaattcataTCACCCGGCTTGCCACAAGCAATCCGTTGTCTCATGTCTCGTGACGCGGGCCACACGCATCTGCTTAAGTGACCACGAAATGCAGAACGAACTTAAGACAATTCGTCACGAATTATCCAGGAGCAGGTACCCTAAGAAGTTTGTTAACAAAATGGAAGCTTGTGTCCTCTATCCAAAAC
This Dermacentor albipictus isolate Rhodes 1998 colony chromosome 1, USDA_Dalb.pri_finalv2, whole genome shotgun sequence DNA region includes the following protein-coding sequences:
- the LOC139060114 gene encoding uncharacterized protein, yielding MKDSCSLWFDGAISLDMRRIFFIQRPVSTMYSLSEFMTSGVELAEESSGPDSVEGDNEAAAEEQPLAPLTKPTVSRCPSTLGFGGRRKTASSLGVWPIGAIADRANTPHLKQHCRPLGGYLAPLFRWALVQEGWRSGTGALERSGERPQGYPASCGRDPVTAAGYLSPARRSDPAVQPGCPTQPTVPAVQPDCPTQPTVPAVLHGCPTRRPTLLSDPASHGCPTRRATLLSDPAGHGCPTRRPTLLSDPAGHGCPTRRPTLLSDPAGRHRFNEVSDTATHASAGTLVKYYPPESSRGFVIMKIYIVLAFMAVAQASKVQTRTRRAAYELPDGVEFVVGGVQTTFQCERSGYFADVSNNCQLFHICNEIYKEDGSVEMQQYSFFCGNQTVFNQLSLTCAHPEESVPCQNAPDFFYINDNIGRIDTPAHTEDDLQRAAPLVPGFQQQQPFAAASNRHETKVSPQK